TGCCGGCTCCCATGTGGAAGTGCGCCCGGAAAATCCCTCCCTGTTTCTGGATGCGGGGAATAACGGCATCATGTCTGCCGGGGCGCGCAAATTGAAGGCTTCCGTCAGCAATTTGAAGGATTTGACCGTACGCGGTTACCGCATTCGTGAAGATGCGCAGCACCGGACGCTCACAGCCTACAAGAAGATTTACGAACGGGACCAGGCGGCTCCGCTGCCGCGTACCGTCACGGACAAGGACGACAGGCATTTTCTTCCTGCCGAACTCCTTTCCGCAGACAGAAAGGAAATGATGAAGGTGGATGTGCGCGGCAAGACGGAAGCCGTGATCGGATTGGATGAGCTTTTCGGCGGGAAGGCGGACCCGGGCATGTACTTCATTGAGGTGGAAGGGCAGGTGAGCGATCCGGTATTGGCGGCGTACAAGCTTTTCGGCGTGCCGGGACCGGACGGGACCAGGAAGGAGTTCAACAAGGAGAAGCAGGCCGCCTACGCCGTACAGGCTGTCGTGCAGGTGACGGACCTGGGCGTCCTGCACAAGAAGACGGCGGATGACATGTTCGTGTACGTATATTCTCTGGCTACGGGCAAGGCGGCGGAAAAGGCGGAAGCACAGCTTCTGGATGCGGACGGCAGTCTTCTTGCATCCGCCTCCGTGGAGAAGGGCACGGTACGCCTGCCCATGAGCGGAAAGGCCGCCTATTTGCGCGTCCAGTCCGGGGCGGACAGTTATCTGAGCCCCTTAAAGGATTGGAACGGCCGCGTGGGGCTGTGGTCTTTTGACGTGGAGACGCTGCCTTACTGGTGGAATGAACTTGGCCTGAACCCTGCCACCACGGCGGAGAACAAGGTGTTCATGTTTTCGGACAGGAATCTGTACCGTCCGGCGGAGACAATGCATTTGAAAGGGATCATGCGTACCTTGCTGGATAACAAGCTCAGCGTGACGCCCGTGGAAGAGGTGCAGCTGACGATCCGGGACGGTCGGCAGCGTGAAGTTGCCGTCAGGCAGGTAAAACCGTCGGATGCAGGTACGTTTGATCTGGATTTCACCTTCCCGGAAGGGGAAACGGGGATGTATTCCATTACCGCCAAATTGCGGTTGAAAGGAGATGCGGAGGAAGATTCCGATGAAGACAACGACGGCGAGTACGACAGCAACCGCTATTACCGCAGGGAGTTCAACCGGAAGAACCGGGAGTTCCGCTATTCCGTGGAGGTGGCGGAGTTCAAGCGCAATGAGTTTGAAGTGGAATCCGTGATTCATGACCTCAAACCCGGCGACAAGGTGTTGAAGGCCGACGTGAAAGCCACGAATTTCACCGGAACGCCCGTTTCCGGAGGCAAGGTGAACTGGGGGCTGCGCAGCATTTTTTCCAATTTTTATCCGGCAGGATACAAGGATTACCGTTTCGGTGATTACCGGAATGAGGATTACGGGTATTGGGACGCTTATTACGGTTATTCCGGCGGAAGTCCCTCGTCAGGAATGCAGCAGCAGTCCGCTGTTCTGGACGCGAACGGGAAGAATGCCGTGGAGTTTTCCCTGGACGGGCAGGCTTTTCCGCGCGTCCGGAAATTGATACTGACCGCTTCCGTTACCAACGGGAATGAGCAGTTGATCAAGGCTGCGCGCAATGCCACGTGGAATCCCGCCTCCGTATTCGTGGGCGTGAAGAATATTTCCTCCATCTGCCGCCAGGGTACGCCGCTGGATTTGCGGCTGATTGCCGTGGGTCTGGACGGCAAGCCTTACGCCGGAGGGGATTTGCCGTTGAATTTGGAGGTAACCCGCACCGCCTTCCAGTCCACGCGTTATGATGGAGACCATACCACCACCGTGCGCAACGAACCATTGACAAGCACCGTTGAGAAGAAGGAACTGATTCTCGCTCCGTCGGATTCCGCCAATCTTCAGGAAGGCGGCAAGCCCGTATCCATCCCTACAGGGCAGGACGGTATTTATGAAGTAACGCTGTCCGGACGTGATCCGGAAGGCAGGGAATTCCGGACTGCCGTGAAGTACTGGGTGTACGGCAGCGACGTTTCCCCGTGGGAATATCATGACGGCCTGAAGGTGAAGATTATTCCGGACAAACAGTTGTACCAGCCGGGAGATACGGCTCGCCTGCTGGTCCAGACGCCGATTGAAGGAGAGGTCGTCGTGACGGTGGAACGCGAGAAAGTACTGCGGAGCTTTACCAGGACGCTGACGCTGGACAATCCCGTTATAGAAATTCCGCTGGAAAACGTGGATGCTCCGAATGTTTATGTGTCCGTTTTTCTGGTCAAGGGAGCGGATTTAAGCAGCCGCAAGGTTCAGAATCCCCAGTTGAAGTTGGGATATGCCGCGCTGAAGGTGCAGCCGGCAGACAATATGCTGAATGTGGAGATGAAGGTTCCCGCCGGCATGTCCCTGCCGGGCTCCACCGCCACAGTCAGCGGCGTGATCACGGACCACCGTGGCAAGCCTGTCCGCAATGCGGACGTATGTCTGTTTGCGGAAGATGAAGGCACCCTTCAAGTCATCGGTTACCGGACGCCGCAGCCCATCCGGTATTTTTATGCGGACCGTCCCTTGTCAGTGGGCACCTGGACGACGCTGGAGCAAATTCTGGATGAGGACTGGGGAAGCCGTTCCACGGATAACAAGGGCATGTTCATCGGAGGTGGGGACGGCGTTTTCGGTTCACCCATGAACGCTGCGGCGCAGCAGGCGGTGTATTTAAGGGAGGATTTCAACCCTTGCGCGGTCTGGCTTTCCTCCATCCGGACGGATGAACAGGGACGTTTCAAGGCCTCCTACAGGAATCCGGACACGTTGACCCGCTACCGGGTCATGGCCGTCGTTCTGGCGGGGAATTCCGACTTCGGCAACGGAGAAGGGGCCTATGTGGTAAACAAGCCCATCATGCTGGAACCTGCTCCTCCTTTTACCGCCACAGTAGGGGATTCCCTGAATATTCCGGTGACTGTCAGCCAGACGGGTACCAGGAAAGGGAAATGGACGGTAACGCTGAAGTCCAATGATATTGCCGCTGTTCCCCAGCCCACCCAGACGCTGGCGCTGGAGGGAAATCAGCCGAAAACACTGATTTTCAATGTTAAATTCAATAAGTCCGGAAAGGCCCGGCTGATATGGGAAATTCGTGCCGCGGATGCGGAAGGAGTGCCGTATTCCTCCGGTGTTTACTCCCTGCTGCGGGATGCCACAGCCAATACGTTTGAGGTGGTTCCTCCCTTCCCGGATTTGCGTGAGTTGCGCTGTTTCTCCCTTTCTTCCGGCAGCACGCTGGATGTTCCCGGCATGCTGTCTACGCCTTTCCTGCCGGGCACTCCCGTACAGGTGACTCTCAGCACATCGCCGCTCATTTATGCGAACGGAAGCGTGAATTTCCTGCTGCGTTATCCCTACGGCTGCCTGGAACAGCTTTCTTCATCCACCTTGCCCTGGATTTACGAACCGCTGCTGGCCAAATATCTGCCTGATTTCAAAGGAAAGAATAAGGAAGAACGCAGCAAGGCTCTGAGGGGAGGCATCCAGAAGATTCTGAGAAACCAGCTTCCCGACGGGGGACTGGCCTACTGGCAGGGCGGAACTTCGGTGAGCGAGTATTGCCCTTATGCCGCCCTGGTGCTTACTCTGGCACGGGAAAGCGGAATTGACGTTCCGGAAAAGCCCCTGGACAAGTTATACGGTTATCTGGCAAGGAGCCTGTCCAATAATCCCCAGGGGGATTTGCTGGGAGCATGGGTTCTTGCGCGGGCAAAGCGCCTGCCGGACTCCCTGCTGAACCGCCTGCTGGACAGGTCCGGTTCATTGAGTCCGGAAAACCGGATGTATCTGGCTTTGGCCGTAGCATTGTCTTCGCGGCCGGATGCCGGGACGCTGGGGCTTCGTCTGATAAATACGGAACCGGAGAAGAAGGAATCGTCCCATGTTCAGCTTTTAAGAGGTCTGGCGGACATGTCCCTGTCTTCCGGCGATGCCGCCGCCCGGATCCGCCTGGCCCGGTTGATCATGGACAGGACGTCGCGCCCCTTTGGAGAAAGGCCTCTGTACACGACCTGGTCTTCCGGATGGGACGTCATGTTGCTGGGCGAGTATCTCAAGGGAGTGAAGGAATCTTCCGTTTCCGCACCCTTCCGGGTGGACCGGGGGGCGCAGGTGACGAGCGGAACATGCTCCCTGACTTCCCCCGCGCAATTCCGTACGGCAGTGGGGGAAAAGGCCGTGCTGAGCCTTCCTGATGCCGGTTCCACCGTTTACGGTACTGCGGAAGCCCACGGGCGCAGCAAGACCCAGGAAGATGGCGCCGCCGTCAACCGGGGCTTTGCCGTTTCCCGCGTGTATGAAAAACTCAATTCCGAAGGCAAATGGGAACCTGCCGCGGAATTTGCGGTGGGAGACCTCGTGAGAATTACGCTGCATGTGGACAAAGGGCCTACCCCCCTTTCCTATGTGGTGATGGAAGATTATCTCCCTTCCGCCTTGGAAGCCGTCAATCCGGCTTTGCTTTCCCAAATACCGGGAGGCCGGGAGAACGAGGCTGCCAGCCAGGGAGACCGCTGGTTCTACTGGAATTCCTGGGTATCGCACCGGGAGTTCCTGAAAGACAGGGTGCGCTTCTTTGCCGATACCTGGAGCCGCGAACGTTTTACGGCCCGCTACCTGGCGCGGGTAACCAAGTCCGGCACCGTCATTGCCCCATCCGCCAAGGCGGAGCTGATGTACAGGCCGGAGGTGTACGGCTTGAGCATTCCCCAGAAACTGACTGTGCTGCATGGTGAGGAGAAGTAAACATCGCTGCGGGAATAAGCTCCTGTGCCCGTTTTTTCTTAATAACCCGGAAGGGTGCCGTCATCGCGGCACCCCTCTGCCGTGAAAAGGGCCATGAAGACTCTGGTTGCAAGAAGGCTTTTTAAAAGGAAAAAACTGCTCTGCACAGTGGCTGGGCTTGCCGTTGCATGGCTGTTTGTCTGGTACGTGCTTCCGTGGTTCTTTCCCGGACCCGAAGGTCTGGAGCATCCGGAAAAGCCGGGAGCCGTCGTGCTGGACAGGGACGGAGGCAGAATCGCCACCCTGCCGGGACGGGATTATTACCATTGTGAACCTGTTCCGCTGCGTGCCGTGCCGGAAATGCTGGTCAAAGCCACGTTGGCCGCGGAAGACAAGCGGTTTTACAGCCACGGAGGGGCGGATTTTCTGGCATTGGGCCGCGCTGTCGTGACGAATGCCGCAGGCGGGGAAATTGTGTCCGGCGCATCCACCATCACCCAGCAGCTTGCCAAAAATGCCAATCCTCCAGGCAAAAGAAATCTGGCCTCAAAAATGAGGGAATTTTTTCAAGCCCGGCGTCTGGAAATGACCATGAGCAAAGAGGAGATTCTGGAGGCTTACTTCAATCGTCTGGATTACGGCAATTTGCGCCGCGGGCCTGCGGCTGCGGCCCGTTTTTACTTTGGAAGGGATATGGACCATCTTTCCCTGGCGGAATGTGCCCTGCTGGCGGGTCTGCCCCAGGGGCCGTCGCGTCTGAATCCCCTCAACTACCCGGACCGGGCCCTGGAACGCCGGAACCGCGTTCTCCGCAGAATGAAGGAGGAAGGCATGTTTCCTGTGGAGATGCTGGACCGCGCCTTGCAGGAACCCCTGTTCAGTTCCGGAACGGAAAAGCGCCGGCAGGCCCTGGCTCCCCACGTGACGGCCTCCTTTCTCCGAGCCTTCCGGACCGGGGAAGTTCATACCACGCTGGATTCCGCCTTGCAGCGCGGAGTTCAGGAAATCGTAGGGAGGGAGCTGGCCAACCTTGAGGATCACCATGTGACCCAGGCTGCCGTGGTGGTGGTGGAAAACGCTACGGGAGACATTCTCTGCCTGGTTGGTTCCGCGAACAGAAAGCATCCGCAGGGGGGGCTTCTGGATGGAACATCCATGCCGCGCTCCCCCGGGTCCGCCCTGAAACCGTTCGTGTATGCTCAGGCATTCACCCTGGGTGCGTATCCGGGAACCGTTCTGCCGGATGTTCCGACCACGTACAGGAGTGCGCACGGCCTGGAAGCGCCGCAGAATTACAACAAGACGTACATGGGGCCCATTTCCATCAGAAAGGCGCTGGCATGCTCCCAGAACATTCCCGCCATGCGGGCGCTGGGCTCGTTCGGCGGCCCGTCCCGCCTGTTGAAATTGTTGAAGGACCTGGGTATGCAGGGCATTGACGGGAATGCCCTGCATTACGGCCTGGGGCTGGCTATCGGAAATGCGGAAGTGACGCTGAGGGACCTGACGGCCGCATACGCCTGTCTGGCCCGCGAGGGAAAGGCCGTCACTTTGAATCTGGAGAAGGCTCCAGCGGGAGAATCTTCTCCGGAGCGGTCCGTGTTGCCCGCGGCTTCGTGCTTTCTGGTAGCGGACATTCTGGCGGACCGGGAAGCGCGCCGGGCTACGTTCGGAGATCATGAGTTGATGAATCTTCCCTTCCGTTACGCGTGCAAGACGGGCACTTCCTCCGATTTCCGCGACAACTGGTGCGTGGGCTTTACCCGTGAAATTACGGTTGGCGTCTGGGTGGGCAATTTTGACGCTTCCCCCATGAGGCAGGTAGGGGGAATGACGGGCGCGGGGCCTATTTTTGCCGGAGTGATGAAACTGGCGCACCGGAACAGGAAAGCGACCTTTCCACAGCCCGGTGCGGACTTGGTGCGCATCCTCATTGATTCCCGCACCGGAAAGCGCACCGGGGCCATGCAAATACCCGCCGCCTATGTGCGGGAAGAATGGGCATCCCCGGCGAACATGCCGGGAGAAGCTTCCCCCGGAGATTACGATGCGCGGGGAAGGGCATATCTGGACAGCCGTTATACGGAATGGTTCACCAGTCCGTCCTGCACGGCGGCGGACGCCTGGTGCCTGCTTCCCGAGTACTGGTCCGGAGAACCGCCCCGCGTCCTCGTTCCCCTGTACGGCTCCCGCCTGATTCTGGACCCGGAAATGCCCGGGGGCGGGCGCATGCTCAAATTGCGGTCCAACCTGCCCACGGGAGCTCTCTGGTCATGTCCCACTCTGGAAATCGTGCAATACGGAGATGAAGCCCATGCGGTGCTGGCGCCCGGTACGCACGTCATTACCGTGCGGCATCCGGAATTGAATCTGGAACAAAGTTCAACCTTTTCCGTCAGGGAATTGTGACTTGATCACATTTAATGGTTCCCGGCGCGGGCCCTCCCGGACGGGAATGCCGTTCAGTCCAGCGGCAGAATGGAGGTAACCAGCATTTTGAAGCGCTCCCTGGCTATGACGGAGTGGGGAACTCCGGCCGGGATCATCAGCGCTTCTCCCTGGGACAAATCTGCTTCCGCATTGCCGATGGTGAAGTAGGCGGTACCGTCCACGACCTGGACGAGAGCAGGCCCCGGAGTCTGATGGGTCGGCAGGAGCTGTTCATCGTCAAAGGCGAGAATGGTTATGTTGACTCCCTTGGAGCGCAACAGGGCCAGGCTGGTGATCTGCCCCTCGCGGTAATCGATCAGATCCGCATAATTAAAAGGCGACTGTTCAGGGATATGCTGCATTTCCGTCATGCAGGTTGGACACTTTCAGGGCTCTCCCCTGTTTCCTTCATGACGGAGCTTTTTGGAAAAAGGCCCGCTCCTGACCCAAGAGCGGGCCTTGGCATTCAGCATTCATATGGTGCGTGCTTACAGATTCAACATCCTGATTTCATAGGCGTGGGGTCGGTAGTTAGTAAACAGCAATCACCTTATACATAAAATAACTCCGCTGTTTCAAGTTAATTCTGAAGAATCGCCGCAGGTGGGGCCGGAAGGCTCCGGACACAGGACTTGCCGGATTATTTCCGGGGGCGGTGCCGCCCGTTTTTTCTCTTCACAATTTTCTTGCCCGGACTTTCCTGGTTCTCCCTGGGAACGATTGCAAAGTCAGCCCACTGCTGTTCCCGGTCCACCTTCACGGGAATTACGGGCACGCGCAGGCCTGCACACAGAACGAACCCCTGATCGTTCTTCCAGCGGTTGGCGAAGGCTTCATACACCCATCGTCCGCCCGGAAGCTTGTCCGGCTTGATCAGCCCCTTGATCTGGAGGCGCGGAATTTCCAGCAGAATGCCGAAGTGGCGCGCGTCCGTAATCAGGGCATCGTGCACTTCCGGATGGTCTGCGAAGCACTGGCCTTCCAGCCATTCAAAAAGTTTCATGCGGTTGGCATCCTTTTCCGCACTGGCGGAAACGCGTTCCGTTTCGGAAATATGTTCCGCCGCTTCCTCCAGAGCCGCCACACTGCCGGGGCCTTTTGCCCCTTTCGGCGGGTTGGCCAGCAGGGGATCCAGCGAACGGTGCACCACCAGGTCCGCGTAACGGCGGATAGGGCTGGTGAAATGGCAATAATTGGGGGTAGCCAGCCCATAGTGCCCCAGGGGCTCCGTATCGTATCTAGCGCGCATCAGGCTTTTCAGCAGGGCCAGCTTGAGAAGCTGTTCATCCGGAGAACCCTTGATGGACTGCATCAGTTCATTCAGGTACTGGCGCTGGCCGATGTCATGAACCGGATGACCGTACAGCTTGCAGAGCTGGCCGAATTCGAACAATTTGGCGGAGTCCGGTTCCTCATGAACACGGTAAATTGTGGGGCGGTTGCGGTTTTTCAGGGTCAGGGCCACGGCCTCATTGGCTGCCAGCATGCATTCCTCAATCAATTGGTGGCTTTCGTCGTATTCCTCCGTGACAATGCCCGTTACGCGGCCGTCCTTGTCCATGACGGCGCGCACTTCCGGGAAGTCCAGGTCCAGCGCCCCTTTCGCATAACGGTTGCGGCGCAGGATGGAGGCCAGCTTCCATGCCTCCCTGACCAGGGCGGGAATTTCCGCCTTGTCGCGGCCGTTCATCATGGCAAACGCCTCCTGATAGGTAAGCCGGGCGCTGCTGCGGATATAGGCGTCCGCAAAGCGGGCGTGGAGCATTTTCCCCTTTTTGTTGAATTTCATCTCACATGCCTTTGTCAGCCTCACGACGCCCGGCCTCAGGCTGCACAAATCGTCGGAAAGGCGCGGGGGAAGCATGGGCAGCACGCGGTCCGGAAGGTAGGTGGAATTGCCCCGTTTGCGCGCTTCCCGGTCCAGAGCGCCGCCTGGCTGAACAAAGTGGGAGACGTCCGCAATGTGGACGGCCAGCACCCACCCTTCCGGCGTGGTTCTGATGGAAATGGCGTCGTCAAAATCCTTGGCGCTTGCCGGGTCAATGGTGATGACGGTGCGGTCCGTCCAGTCTTCCCGCCTGGCCAGTTCCCTGGCGGAGGGCTCTGCGGGCAGCGCGTCCGCTTCCTGAAGCGTTTCGGCGGGGAATTCCACGGGCAGGTCGTATTTTCTGATGACGGCTTCCATATCCACATGGGGTTCGTCCGCATAACCGAGCACTTCCACGATTTTCCCGCGCGGTGATTTCTTGTCGCCGCCGTAGGTGACCGGCTCCACGGAGACAAGCTGCCCCGGCAGTACTTCCATGGCGGGGGCTTCCGTCACCTCAATGTATGCCGGAGACCCCGAACCGTCTCCCAGGACGCGCCCGAATTTGTTCTTTCCGGTGCGGAAAACGCCCAGCCAGCGGGATCTGGCGCGTTTCGTCACTTCCTCCACGCGCGCTTTCCAATTTGCGTCTGACGCGGAAGAACGGCTTCTGCGGTCGTTGCGCCTGCCTTTGGCTGCCTTGCGTTCCACGCGCACGGCCACCTGGTCTCCGTCCAGGGCGGTATTCAGCCGTTCGGGTTTGAGTTCCAGCTCCGGAATGGAATCCAGATCCCAGCCCATGGACGCCGCTGCGGAATCTCCCTTCTGGGGGAGGAAAAGAATTTTACCGGAACGCAGGATACGGACTTTGCCCTGTACCAAATCGCGCCGCTCCCTTTTCAGGGCATATTTGCCCTTTTGCAGGCGTACAAGCATGCCCTCTTCCTCCAACTGGTCCACCAGATTCCGAAGGTCCAGGCGCTGGCGGGAATCCACATTCAGGGCGCGGGCCAGCTCTGACTTGCTCTGCGGTTCATAATGCCCGTCTTTCATGTGACGGATCAATCGGTCTTTCAGGGAGGTGCTCATACTGCAAAAGGGTCGGAAGCATGGAAAAGGAGGGGATTAATCATCCTCCAAAAGTTCCATTACTCCCTTTTTTACCATGATAATGCCGTTTCCACCGTGCTTCAAGACACGGGCGGTGCATTTTTCATTCCCGTTTTTTCCG
This genomic stretch from Akkermansia biwaensis harbors:
- a CDS encoding alpha-2-macroglobulin family protein yields the protein MKPHFFIAACLLSICGIVSSLAATTVRYPSSAPSHLAAGQPFQLVFDKAVVASSEVGKPLKPGLLSVSPDLKFSSKWIAPNVLECRPQDTIPFRASYEWKPEEGARFQDGSLIPQDAVRLTGRRKLNAYLESTSRYWRNDEVYPWESFFLVLPDYVPGEEALLNKTYFTTIPTDEQKKSGVEPHTIASRMRPALLKEVREAEAYRVRSRVRDREFQGKPDDTPVPGVYVVEPETLFSYDGVYHFVIPEVGEAFPQSKEPEKWDARLGKVAKFSCSAYYGTVSDQEGRLTMKWTQPVKIENVDQFFRDHAEFFIGKNNNPMPYDEKARGFTAMVENEVTGQNQEVVMRPDHERLAKMKLVRPDWYGSLPVLICGSNPVFNLKWRWKNVRSVDGQRLEGTNAGSHVEVRPENPSLFLDAGNNGIMSAGARKLKASVSNLKDLTVRGYRIREDAQHRTLTAYKKIYERDQAAPLPRTVTDKDDRHFLPAELLSADRKEMMKVDVRGKTEAVIGLDELFGGKADPGMYFIEVEGQVSDPVLAAYKLFGVPGPDGTRKEFNKEKQAAYAVQAVVQVTDLGVLHKKTADDMFVYVYSLATGKAAEKAEAQLLDADGSLLASASVEKGTVRLPMSGKAAYLRVQSGADSYLSPLKDWNGRVGLWSFDVETLPYWWNELGLNPATTAENKVFMFSDRNLYRPAETMHLKGIMRTLLDNKLSVTPVEEVQLTIRDGRQREVAVRQVKPSDAGTFDLDFTFPEGETGMYSITAKLRLKGDAEEDSDEDNDGEYDSNRYYRREFNRKNREFRYSVEVAEFKRNEFEVESVIHDLKPGDKVLKADVKATNFTGTPVSGGKVNWGLRSIFSNFYPAGYKDYRFGDYRNEDYGYWDAYYGYSGGSPSSGMQQQSAVLDANGKNAVEFSLDGQAFPRVRKLILTASVTNGNEQLIKAARNATWNPASVFVGVKNISSICRQGTPLDLRLIAVGLDGKPYAGGDLPLNLEVTRTAFQSTRYDGDHTTTVRNEPLTSTVEKKELILAPSDSANLQEGGKPVSIPTGQDGIYEVTLSGRDPEGREFRTAVKYWVYGSDVSPWEYHDGLKVKIIPDKQLYQPGDTARLLVQTPIEGEVVVTVEREKVLRSFTRTLTLDNPVIEIPLENVDAPNVYVSVFLVKGADLSSRKVQNPQLKLGYAALKVQPADNMLNVEMKVPAGMSLPGSTATVSGVITDHRGKPVRNADVCLFAEDEGTLQVIGYRTPQPIRYFYADRPLSVGTWTTLEQILDEDWGSRSTDNKGMFIGGGDGVFGSPMNAAAQQAVYLREDFNPCAVWLSSIRTDEQGRFKASYRNPDTLTRYRVMAVVLAGNSDFGNGEGAYVVNKPIMLEPAPPFTATVGDSLNIPVTVSQTGTRKGKWTVTLKSNDIAAVPQPTQTLALEGNQPKTLIFNVKFNKSGKARLIWEIRAADAEGVPYSSGVYSLLRDATANTFEVVPPFPDLRELRCFSLSSGSTLDVPGMLSTPFLPGTPVQVTLSTSPLIYANGSVNFLLRYPYGCLEQLSSSTLPWIYEPLLAKYLPDFKGKNKEERSKALRGGIQKILRNQLPDGGLAYWQGGTSVSEYCPYAALVLTLARESGIDVPEKPLDKLYGYLARSLSNNPQGDLLGAWVLARAKRLPDSLLNRLLDRSGSLSPENRMYLALAVALSSRPDAGTLGLRLINTEPEKKESSHVQLLRGLADMSLSSGDAAARIRLARLIMDRTSRPFGERPLYTTWSSGWDVMLLGEYLKGVKESSVSAPFRVDRGAQVTSGTCSLTSPAQFRTAVGEKAVLSLPDAGSTVYGTAEAHGRSKTQEDGAAVNRGFAVSRVYEKLNSEGKWEPAAEFAVGDLVRITLHVDKGPTPLSYVVMEDYLPSALEAVNPALLSQIPGGRENEAASQGDRWFYWNSWVSHREFLKDRVRFFADTWSRERFTARYLARVTKSGTVIAPSAKAELMYRPEVYGLSIPQKLTVLHGEEK
- the pbpC gene encoding penicillin-binding protein 1C; this translates as MKTLVARRLFKRKKLLCTVAGLAVAWLFVWYVLPWFFPGPEGLEHPEKPGAVVLDRDGGRIATLPGRDYYHCEPVPLRAVPEMLVKATLAAEDKRFYSHGGADFLALGRAVVTNAAGGEIVSGASTITQQLAKNANPPGKRNLASKMREFFQARRLEMTMSKEEILEAYFNRLDYGNLRRGPAAAARFYFGRDMDHLSLAECALLAGLPQGPSRLNPLNYPDRALERRNRVLRRMKEEGMFPVEMLDRALQEPLFSSGTEKRRQALAPHVTASFLRAFRTGEVHTTLDSALQRGVQEIVGRELANLEDHHVTQAAVVVVENATGDILCLVGSANRKHPQGGLLDGTSMPRSPGSALKPFVYAQAFTLGAYPGTVLPDVPTTYRSAHGLEAPQNYNKTYMGPISIRKALACSQNIPAMRALGSFGGPSRLLKLLKDLGMQGIDGNALHYGLGLAIGNAEVTLRDLTAAYACLAREGKAVTLNLEKAPAGESSPERSVLPAASCFLVADILADREARRATFGDHELMNLPFRYACKTGTSSDFRDNWCVGFTREITVGVWVGNFDASPMRQVGGMTGAGPIFAGVMKLAHRNRKATFPQPGADLVRILIDSRTGKRTGAMQIPAAYVREEWASPANMPGEASPGDYDARGRAYLDSRYTEWFTSPSCTAADAWCLLPEYWSGEPPRVLVPLYGSRLILDPEMPGGGRMLKLRSNLPTGALWSCPTLEIVQYGDEAHAVLAPGTHVITVRHPELNLEQSSTFSVREL
- a CDS encoding cupin domain-containing protein encodes the protein MTEMQHIPEQSPFNYADLIDYREGQITSLALLRSKGVNITILAFDDEQLLPTHQTPGPALVQVVDGTAYFTIGNAEADLSQGEALMIPAGVPHSVIARERFKMLVTSILPLD
- a CDS encoding ribonuclease R family protein; this encodes MKDGHYEPQSKSELARALNVDSRQRLDLRNLVDQLEEEGMLVRLQKGKYALKRERRDLVQGKVRILRSGKILFLPQKGDSAAASMGWDLDSIPELELKPERLNTALDGDQVAVRVERKAAKGRRNDRRSRSSASDANWKARVEEVTKRARSRWLGVFRTGKNKFGRVLGDGSGSPAYIEVTEAPAMEVLPGQLVSVEPVTYGGDKKSPRGKIVEVLGYADEPHVDMEAVIRKYDLPVEFPAETLQEADALPAEPSARELARREDWTDRTVITIDPASAKDFDDAISIRTTPEGWVLAVHIADVSHFVQPGGALDREARKRGNSTYLPDRVLPMLPPRLSDDLCSLRPGVVRLTKACEMKFNKKGKMLHARFADAYIRSSARLTYQEAFAMMNGRDKAEIPALVREAWKLASILRRNRYAKGALDLDFPEVRAVMDKDGRVTGIVTEEYDESHQLIEECMLAANEAVALTLKNRNRPTIYRVHEEPDSAKLFEFGQLCKLYGHPVHDIGQRQYLNELMQSIKGSPDEQLLKLALLKSLMRARYDTEPLGHYGLATPNYCHFTSPIRRYADLVVHRSLDPLLANPPKGAKGPGSVAALEEAAEHISETERVSASAEKDANRMKLFEWLEGQCFADHPEVHDALITDARHFGILLEIPRLQIKGLIKPDKLPGGRWVYEAFANRWKNDQGFVLCAGLRVPVIPVKVDREQQWADFAIVPRENQESPGKKIVKRKNGRHRPRK